A window of the Candidatus Methylomirabilota bacterium genome harbors these coding sequences:
- a CDS encoding MoaD/ThiS family protein, with amino-acid sequence MARVVLVGNLAQLTGGVAEFDLSATSVKQLFQQLSELHPALARHLEDGVAVAIDGQIYQDALLEPIGPDSEVFLLPQIAGGSASA; translated from the coding sequence ATGGCGCGGGTGGTGCTGGTCGGCAACCTCGCGCAGCTCACGGGAGGCGTCGCCGAGTTCGATCTCTCGGCGACGTCCGTGAAGCAGCTCTTCCAGCAGCTCAGCGAGCTACACCCGGCGCTGGCGCGCCATCTGGAAGACGGGGTGGCCGTGGCCATCGACGGTCAGATCTATCAGGACGCCCTCCTCGAGCCGATCGGCCCCGACAGCGAGGTGTTCCTGCTTCCCCAGATCGCCGGCGGATCGGCATCCGCCTGA